In one Candidatus Zixiibacteriota bacterium genomic region, the following are encoded:
- the mazG gene encoding nucleoside triphosphate pyrophosphohydrolase, which translates to MNDNKEPFDRLREIIAVLRAPGGCSWDRKQTHKSLLPYLIEESYEVVEAVENEDYDELREELGDLLCQIVFHCRIAEEAGKFDIDDSIEDISRKLINRHPHVFGEKKDLKPQEVRDQWEKIKIESGEKESVISGIPRSAPALIKAFRFGEKAGGVGFDWKDPAEVMLKVKEEIGEIEAAIESGDKAHLEEEIGDLLFVTASLARKMEINPEQALNKTLAKFTRRFEYIELKVKESGRKFGDFTLDELESFWQEAKD; encoded by the coding sequence ATGAATGATAATAAAGAGCCGTTTGACCGCTTGCGCGAGATTATTGCCGTCCTGCGCGCCCCCGGCGGCTGTTCCTGGGATCGCAAACAGACCCATAAGTCGCTTCTGCCGTATCTGATAGAGGAATCGTACGAGGTCGTCGAGGCGGTCGAAAATGAGGATTATGATGAACTCCGCGAGGAACTGGGCGATCTGCTCTGCCAGATTGTTTTCCATTGCCGGATAGCCGAGGAGGCCGGCAAATTCGACATCGATGATTCGATCGAGGATATCAGCCGGAAACTGATCAACCGCCATCCCCATGTTTTTGGTGAGAAAAAAGACCTCAAGCCGCAGGAGGTGCGCGACCAGTGGGAGAAGATAAAGATCGAATCGGGCGAGAAAGAATCGGTCATTTCCGGCATTCCCCGGTCGGCGCCGGCTCTTATTAAGGCGTTCCGGTTCGGCGAGAAAGCGGGCGGTGTCGGTTTTGACTGGAAAGATCCGGCCGAGGTTATGCTCAAAGTCAAGGAAGAGATCGGCGAGATTGAGGCCGCGATCGAATCGGGGGATAAGGCGCATCTGGAGGAAGAAATCGGCGACCTTCTTTTTGTCACCGCCTCGCTGGCGCGGAAGATGGAGATCAACCCGGAGCAAGCGCTCAATAAGACGTTGGCCAAATTTACCCGACGGTTCGAGTATATTGAATTGAAAGTGAAAGAATCAGGGCGGAAATTCGGCGATTTCACTCTCGATGAACTCGAATCTTTCTGGCAGGAAGCCAAAGACTAA